GCAAAATAGgtaattttctaatattttcgCATTAAATTCCCGCGTTGTAGAATTGTTTGTCCTTCCTATGTTTGCTTATTGACTAAGGTCAGTGTTACCATTTAGGCATATACAAACAGTTTCAATTCAGGTGACAAGTTTACTCTCACATGTCGAAGTCTTTCTGAGAGTGACAACAATTAGAGACGTGTACGAAAGAACTACCAATTTATGCACCGGTTAAAGCCTGCGGTAAAATCAGCGTCATATATCTTTGGGAGAATTCTATAAAATTCATTGTGGTTTCTCGTGTAAACATATCCCCTCAAAAGTTTTTTAACcatttctattaaaaacaaaaaaaagtgtaaCACTTCAATTCTCATGAAATATTAAaatctcttctcaaaaaaagatgTAGGACAAAATCTTTACATTAATTTCtgtaatttattatatttggtttttttatgtaattttcgttattttaagtttaagacatttatttccttgtttttaaaGTGTTTTTAATGCTTTTGAAGTCAAATTTGATTTTGTCATGATTAGGTATTTATtaagagttattttagaatatattttcttgtctatCGAGTTTTACTGAACCCTTAAATAGGTCCCTAAATCTTTAAacgttttttaaaataattattcaatcaataaaattcagacttttggtttctttattttctgGCGGATTCCAGAGTCCTTTCTCCTTGTGAATTCAAGAAacccttgtggattcaaggttattttcaaaagtaaacgtgttttttttcttgttttctaaaAGCAGACGTGTTCCACTTCTTGGCGCTTTTGTATTTCGTATTAAAAAAAGTCTCTATGATTATTTTTGGttagaagaataaaaaagatattacttttttatcatATGTGTTTGTATAAatgatagaaaaataaaatgatgaaaaaacaaatataaattttctttatctaatcgaaaagaaaaataagaggatGTGTGATGATGTGAAAATCGTTAGCAATACAAGTTCGTCCAGATGAAGTAGAGACCTTGTGCTGTACCTACGGGTGTGGTGAAAAGCCTTCCTCaggtggtcaccggtgtggtgcctacCACAGAGTCTCCAATGATAAAGTCGGCATGTAGCAACTCTTTAGGAAGTAAGAAAACTTGGAATATCAGAGTTACGTGTGCTAGTAAAATTTAGGTTGTGTGTATATGTACCTAGTCTGGTTCTGtttagtgtgtatatatagctTTGTAGTTTCTAGCCGTTGGGGCATTAATTGTGGCTTTAGTACTCCTTTCGTAACGCCTCATGACTTATTAATGTGGGTTTTGATGAGCTACCAATGGTTTGACAGCTAATCGGTAACTGTTTGAGACATTGAAGCTTCTCATTAATGGTTTGCTTTTCCTCGTCCATGCCATGGCTAGGTAGATGGAGGGGTTTGATGAGGTTGTTTGGGCAAGAGAGTTCGTTGGTCCCATCAGCAGCCCCTTAGGTTCTATGGTCATCATTGCATGTCATGACGACCATCAGAAGGTGAAAGGTTGTTTGCCCAGACATGACTCTTGGGGTTTTGTTCCGCATTTGATGCAAAGTGGCGGTGCATTAATGCATAGTGGCGACGCTGTATACATTGTGGCCACATGGCACGTTATGGCTGGTGGAGTTAATGTTCCACTTGTGTGGCTCTTTGGGTTTCCCGctggttttcattttttttgggtttattttttaaacttcctttctcttctctttcttcttcactttttcttttttcccccacCATTGTTGCTTTGTGCCTTTTCTTCTCCAAGTTGTTCTCTCCTGCAATTTCTTGCGTTCTTCCTTCTTGTGGGTGCCTTTTTCGAAGGTACAGTTCCTTCTCgtctttttattctttgtaaaataggcaatttgtaaaaatttctaattttcgTTCCCGTTTTGAGTTTTTAGGATTTTGTCCCCCTTTTTCGTTTCTGGGTTCCATGGTTGGTAGTTTTGAAACTAGGACACTTTGCCCCTCTATTTCGTTTCTTTTCGCACATTTGGGGGCCTCTCTAAGTGTTTCTCGTACTTTCTGTCCCTCGGTTGAAGGTTTTGTGTTTGGGGGTAGTAGTTTGGGTGTAGTGTTAGCTAATCTAGTCCCTTTGCTTTGTCAATTGTTGATTGGTTCGAAGATTTGGTGGGTGAGCGAAGAGGGATGTCGGAGGTAAGATCTAGTAAACTTGAGACGGGGCTGTCGTTGAGCAACAACCCCATGGAAGTGGAGGAAGACACTACGGCTTCTGGCCCAAGGGAGGTCAGGGCTTTCTCTGCCCTTGGGGAAGAGTGTAGCTTAGATGTTGAGACCCTCTCTAGGTTTAGCAATAGGTTCCAGTTTCCTGAAAGGGTTAGGGTTCGGGTTCATCATCCTCGTAAAGAGGAATGCACCTGTCACTTTTCGCCCGGGGAGGTGTGCTTCTACGAGACTGCTTTCCTGTGGGCTTAGATTCCCCATGCACCCCTTTATCATGGAGCTTTTAAATCATTTCAATATTGCTCCTGGGCAACTTATGCCAAACTCATGGAGAATAGTGATCAGCTGTATGGAGATATGGCTGGCTATCACTGAGGGAGATATGATTGGGATAGATAAGTTTACCTACTTGTATTGTTTGAAGGAATTCAAGGAATACGGGTACTATGAGCTCATGCCTTGGCTTAGGGAGGCTAAGATCGTCCCTAGGTTGCTCCGTCGGTGGGGAGTCTCGAATCTAGGTGCGTCATTTCTCTACTAGTCCTTCGTCCTTCATTCTTTTGCACATATTTTGTCACCGCTAACTCTCCTGTTTGTTGTCTTGTGCGCAGTTAAGAAATGGCCGAAGCTCAAGAGCAGGTACAGGCAATGCGTCCATGCAGCTATTGAGTACATAAGGATGATTGACGATTTTAACGATTTGGTCGACCCGCGAACCCTAGCTTTTCACTATCTTAGTCTAGAACCTTTTGCTTTTGTCCTGCGCACTATTGAAatcaaggagaagaagagtaagtGTTTACCAAGTTCGTCGTTGccacttttccttttttttttttttttttttctaacaagtgtttttcttttgcaGAGATGACGACAAAATTTAACCAAGGGATGTACGCAAAGATGGGGGCCAAGAAGAATGAGTCCCTTTCTAAACTCGAGAAGAGGGTGGTGCACGTTGTGGAGAAAGGGGTCTCCGTCACTCCCTCTATCCCTATCACTAAACTGACGAGGACAGCTTCCCCGGCTACCTCAGTGGAAGAAATTACCCCATTCCCAAAGAGGCAGCGTGTGACCGATAAAGCGAAAGTGAAGGCCACCTCCCATTCGTCCAGCGTTTATGATGACTCTGACCTTGCACTGACGAGAGCACAAGGTGCCTTTACGGTTAAGGAGCATATGGTCTTCTTTGGCGTGCCCTCCAACAAGATTGTGGATCGCCATATCCACAAACTCGTCCAGGTAGTGTACTTGCgcaaagattcttttttttttttggttaagaaaGTTGGATCTCATTTTTAGGTATTAGGGGAGACCATCCATATCACCTCGGAGTACCTAAGCAACGAGGTGAAGGCCACGTCAGCGGGGTCCCAGGTGGTGGCTTTGGAGGTAGAAAACTCAAAACTTGGGAAGGATCTTATTGCCGCCATGAATGAGGCCAATACCTACAGGAGAAAGCTAAGGTCCTATCTGACGATTTAAGGGCAGAGAGGCAGCTAACTCTAGAGAAGGACAAGCAGCTTCTAGCCGCAAAAGAGAAGATTAAGACGGTGGCTACTAAGTCTGTCGAGACCTTCCAACAGATGGAAGAGTACAACATTATGCTTTTCAGCTAGTATTATAAAGACTTTGAGCTCTTGAGACGGTTCTTCATCAAGCACCCCACCAAAGTGGATCTAGAGAACTTGGATCTCGAGGAGGTGGGCTCTTCACCACACCCGCAGGTATAGCACGAGGTCCCTGCTTCATCTGGACAAACTTGTATTGCTAACAAtttttgcatcatcagtttTGCGTCGTCTGTGGGGAGTCCTGAGTCTAGGTGTGTCATTTCTCTACCAGTCCTTCATCCTTCATTCTTTTGCACATATTTTGTCACCTCTAACTCTCTTGTTTATTGTCTTATGCATAGTTAAGAAGCGGCCGAAGCTCAAGAGGAGGTAGCGCCTTCCTAACCCTTAGTCCTATCAATACTCCTTCGTATTCAGCTTCATTATTGGTGGCCGGGAATGTTAGCTAAACACCTTATCTAAGTGTCTCTCCTTCTAGGGTGATGATAATGACCCCTACTCCGCCCCTTTTTCGGGTTGACGAACCATCAGTCTGGATTGTCCATCTTTCTGCTTCGTCTGTTGCTCCTTCCTCGTTTGGGATTGTAATTCGGCGATGAAGTCTGTCAATGCTTGTGCCTTAATAGCTATCCTGGGGTGATACTCAATGTCAAATTGGCTAAGCTCGATAGCCTACTAGATCATCCTTCCTGTAGCCTCGGGCTTGTTCATTGACTTCTTTATGGGTTGGTCCGTCATAACCAAGATAAGGTTTGTCTGGAAGTAGGGGTACAGCTTGCGTGAAGCTACAATCAAAGCAAATGCAATATTCTCAATTTGTGGGTATTTAGCTTCTACCCCTTGGAAGGCTTGACTGACGTAGTAAACCGGGAGTTGTCTTTTGTCCTCTTCTCGAATCAAAATTGCACTCACAGCTGTAGCAGACACTGCTAAGTATAAGTACAAGTTTTCTCCCTCTTTGGATGGGCTTAGGAGGGGTGGATTGCTCAAGTAGCACTTAAGTTCCTGGAAAGCCTTCTCACACTCGTTCATCCAAGTGAAGGCCCGCTTCAGCGTCTTAAAGAAGGGCAGACatttgtttgttgcttttgaGACAAACCTGTTGAGCGCTGCTATCCTCCCTGTGAGTTTCTGGACTTCTTTCACGGTCTTGGGCAACGTCATCTCCACTATGGCTCGAACTTTCTTTGGGTTTGCTTCTATTTCTCTCTGGGACATCATGAACCCTAAGAACTTCCCTAAAGCCACCCCAAAGGCACACTTGTTGGGGTTTAACTTCATCTAATATTGTCTGAGAGTTGTGAGTCTCTTGGAGATCGTCTAGGTGGGCATACTCTTCTTTGCTCTTGACTAGCATGTCGTCCACGTACACTTCCATGTTTCTCCCGATCTGTTTATTGAACATTTTGTTAACTAACCTCTGGTAGGTTGCTCTTGCATTTTTTAGCctaaagggcatcaccttgtagtaGTAGGGCCCTTGGCTTATGATAAATGCAGTTTTCTcctagtcctcctctgccttttTTATCTAGTTGTACCCCAAGAATACTTCCATAGAGGTCAAAAGCTTATGTCCTGCTGTGGAATCCATCAACTGATCTATCCTTGGCAAGGGTAAGCTATCCTTTGGGTAGGCCTTgttcaggtctgtgaagtccatgcacatcctccatttcccATTTGTCTTCTTCACAAAGACGACATTTGCCTGCTAGTCCGGGTAGTAGACCTCGTGGATGAAGCCCGCTGTTAATAGTTTATTTACTTCGTCCATGATCGCCTGGTTTCGTTCTGGAGCAAACACTCGTCGTCTCTACTGGACGAGCTTTTTCTCGAGGTCAACATTTAACTTGTGTTGGATGATCTCTATGGATATGCCTGGCATGTCCTTGTGGCTCTAGGCGAAGATGCCCAGGTTTTCCTTAAGAAGTTAGACTAGTTTCTTCTTCATGTTTGTACTCATGGTCATCCCTATTCTTGTAGTCTTCGTTGGCTCTCCGTTTACCAGCTCTATAGTTTTCAGGGCTTCCTccttctcctcttctttttccttaatCATCCatgtgtggttttttttttttgcaaccaACACTGCTTGGTAGCACTCCTTAGCCAATACTTGATCTCCTTTTACTTCACCTACACCATTTTCCATTGGAAACTTTACCTTTAGGCAATAAGTGGATGTGGCTTCCTTCCAAAGATTAAGTGTGGGTCTCCCGATGATCACATTGTATGAGAAGGGGTAATCTACTACTAGGAAGTCTAACTGACAAGTCAATTGTCGCGGATAAGACCCCACCATGACTGTCAACATCATTATGCCTTTGGAATACACCCTATCTCCATTGAAGCTGACGAAAGAGGACTCAAAAGGGCGCAGCCTTCCTGGATCCAACTTTTGCTGTTGAAAAGCAAAGAGGTAGATGATGTCTGCAGAGCTACCATTATCCacgaggattctcctggtgttGAACCCTTCTATCATAAGCATTATGACCAAGGGGTCGTCATGTGGCTGCTTCACTCCTCTGACGTCTTCTTTTGAGAAAAACATGTCCCTGTCCGTCTGTCTTTGCTTCAAGGGTGGTGTCCTATGGATGTTGTTCACCTGCCTCTGATATGATTTCTTGAAGGATCTGAACGACCCACCTGTGATCGTCTTTATCTCCTCGATCATACTTGATGGACGTTGGGATACGTGGTCTTCATCCCTTGGTGAGACTTCGCGCTTGTCCTTGTCATCATCCTTGGACCTGCTGGGCTCTCCCTTCTTTACAAACCTCTGCAACTTCCATTTTCGTATGAGTTCCTTTATCTGCTCCTTCAGGTCCCTACAATCTTCCGTGTAGTGGCAGTGATCCTTTTGGAAACAATAATATCTTTTCTTATCACGTACATTGGGTGATGAATGTAATGGCCTTGGCCATTTGAAGTAGTGCTTATCTTTAATTTGTGCCAGaattttgtcaacaggcataatTAAAGGAGTGAATTTTACCGTTCGAGGAGCTTTATCGTCTTTCCTCTTACTCTCGTCGCTATTTTGACAATCTGTACGCTCCCTTTTTCGTCCTCTCTAATCATCTTCCTTCCTTCCCTTCTCATTGGACTTCTCTACATCTTTTATCGCTACTAGGGCGTCTTCGGTGTTCATGTATTTCTACACCTTCAAAAGCATCTCTGCCATCGTCTTTGGGGGATTCTTCATGAGTGAGATCACGAACTCCCTAGACTTCAATCCAACTTTAAAGGTTGTTAATtgcaccttgtcatcagcttcgtcgACCTCTAAAGTTTCTCGAGTGAAACGTTTCACTTACGACCTCAGGGTCTCCTTTTCTC
The DNA window shown above is from Quercus lobata isolate SW786 chromosome 7, ValleyOak3.0 Primary Assembly, whole genome shotgun sequence and carries:
- the LOC115951836 gene encoding uncharacterized protein LOC115951836 produces the protein MPVDKILAQIKDKHYFKWPRPLHSSPNVRDKKRYYCFQKDHCHYTEDCRDLKEQIKELIRKWKLQRFVKKGEPSRSKDDDKDKREVSPRDEDHVSQRPSSMIEEIKTITGGSFRSFKKSYQRQVNNIHRTPPLKQRQTDRDMFFSKEDVRGVKQPHDDPLVIMLMIEGFNTRRILVDNGSSADIIYLFAFQQQKLDPGRLRPFESSFVSFNGDRVYSKGIMMLTVMVGSYPRQLTCQLDFLVVDYPFSYNVIIGRPTLNLWKEATSTYCLKVKFPMENGVGEVKGDQVLAKECYQAVLVAKKKNHTWMIKEKEEEKEEALKTIELVNGEPTKTTRIGMTMSTNMKKKLV